A section of the Falco biarmicus isolate bFalBia1 chromosome 3, bFalBia1.pri, whole genome shotgun sequence genome encodes:
- the PIK3CD gene encoding phosphatidylinositol 4,5-bisphosphate 3-kinase catalytic subunit delta isoform isoform X2, which translates to MPPGIYCPTEFWAKGENQNIQVDFLLPTGIYLNLSVSCNASLGTIKQVVWKHAQYEPLYHMLSDPEAYVFTCINQTAEQQELEDEQRRLCDIQPFLPVLRLVAREGDRVKKVINSQISLLIGKGLHEFDSVQDPEVNDFRTKMCQFCEERAAKRQQLSWAAWMEYNFPLQLEPMAKGLGTGSLHISTKNIFVNVKFQSGGESFTFQISPKEFPITLMSYAIKKQATVFRHETVEKPEDYTLQVNGKCEYLYGNYPLYQFQYVRSCLHRGLTPHLTMVHSSAIIAMRDEQTNCIASPPKTTPKPPPLPKKKPNYSSLWSLEQSFYIELVQGSKVNADERMKLVVQAGLFHGNEMLCKTVSSSEVNVCSEPVWKQRLDFDINICDLPRMARLCFALYAVIEKAKKARSTKKKSKKADCPIAWVNVMLFDYKDQLKTGECCLHMWSSFPDEKGELLNPMGTVQCNPNTESAAALVICFPSVASHPVYYPSFEQLLELGRNGEQPRAAPEDPEERLQLKEILERRSHTELYEHEKDLVWKMRYDIRDQYPQALAKLLIITKWNKHEDVAQMISLLQTWPELPVLNALELLDFSFPDRYVGSFAINSLKKLTDHDVFQYLLQLVQVLKYESYLDCELTKFLLDRALSNRKIGHFLFWHLRSEMHVPAVALRFGLILEAYCRGSTHHMKVLMKQGEALNKMKALNDFVKASSQKATKPQTKEMMHVCMKQETYLEALSHLQSPLNPNIILAEVCVDQCTFMDSKMKPLWIVFNNEETGRGGVGIIFKNGDDLRQDMLTLQMIQLMDILWKQEGLDLRRQDWTDRSGHAFRHHCQHPAEQEQHGGHCSLQQGCTAELAKIQEPG; encoded by the exons ATGCCACCAGGCATTTACTGCCCTACGGAATTCTGGGCCAAGGGGGAAAATCAAAACATCCAGGTGGACTTTCTGCTGCCCACAGGCATATACTTAAACCTTTCTGTGTCCTGCAATGCCAGCTTGGGCACCATCAAGCAG GTGGTGTGGAAACATGCTCAATATGAGCCACTGTACCACATGCTCAGTGACCCCGAAGCATACGTCTTCACGTGCATCAACCAGACAGCGGAACAGCAAGAGCTGGAGGATGAGCAGCGGCGGCTTTGTGACATCCAACCCTTCTTACCGGTACTGCGGCTCGTGGCTCGAGAAGGAGACAGGGTCAAGAAGGTTATTAACTCCCAGATCAGCCTGCTCATTGGAAAAG GTTTGCATGAATTCGACTCTGTGCAGGATCCGGAGGTGAATGATTTCCGCACCAAAATGTGCCAGTTCTGTGAGGAGAGAGCAGCAAAgcggcagcagctcagctgggcaGCTTGGATGGAGTACAACTTTCCCTTGCAGCTGGAGCCCATGGCCAAGGGCCTTGGGACTGGCTCTCTACATATCTCCACCAAGAACATTTTTGTCAACGTCAAGTTTCAGTCTGGCGGG GAGAGCTTCACTTTCCAGATCTCCCCAAAGGAGTTCCCCATCACATTAATGAGCTATGCTATCAAGAAGCAGGCTACTGTCTTCCGCCATGAGACAGTGGAGAAGCCAGAGGACTATACCCTGCAGGTGAATGGGAAATGTGAATATCTCTATGGGAACTACCCCCTGTACCAGTTCCAG TACGTTCGCAGCTGCCTCCACCGAGGCCTGACACCCCACCTGACGATGGTACACTCCTCCGCTATCATTGCCATGAGAGACGAGCAAACCAATTGTATTGCCAGCCCCCCAAAGACAACTCCCAAGCCTCCCCCGCTTCctaagaaaaag CCAAACTACAGCTCTCTCTGGTCCTTAGAGCAGTCTTTCTACATTGAGCTGGTGCAAGGCAGCAAGGTCAATGCAGATGAGAGAATGAAG CTGGTGGTGCAGGCAGGTCTCTTTCATGGCAATGAGATGCTGTGTAAGACAGTGTCAAGCTCTGAAGTGAATGTATGCTCAGAACCAGTGTGGAAGCAGAGGCTGGATTTTGATATTAACATCTGTGATCTTCCCCGTATGGCACGGCTCTGCTTTGCCCTCTATGCTGTCATCGAGAAGGCAAAGAAGGCACGTTCCACCAAGAAGAAGTCCAAGAAAGCT GACTGCCCGATTGCCTGGGTGAATGTCATGCTCTTTGACTATAAAGACCAGCTGAAAACAGGGGAGTGCTGCTTGCACATGTGGTCCTCCTTTCCAG atgaGAAAGGGGAACTTCTGAACCCCATGGGTACGGTACAGTGCAACCCCAACACAGAAAGTGCAGCAGCCTTGGTCATCTGCTTCCCCAGCGTTGCATCACATCCTGTGTATTACCCGTCGTTTGAGCAG CTGCTGGAGTTGGGGAGGAATGGAGAACAACCCCGTGCTGCACCAGAAGATCCTGAGGAG AGGCTGCAACTGAAGGAGATACTGGAACGGAGGAGCCACACTGAACTATATGAGCATGAGAAAGACTTGGTGTGGAAGATGAGATATGATATCCGTGACCAGTACCCACAGGCTTTGGCAAAGCTGCTTATCATCACCAAGTGGAACAAGCATGAAGATGTTGCCCAG ATGATTTCTCTGCTTCAAACCTGGCCAGAGTTGCCTGTCCTGAATGCCTTGGAGCTGCTGGATTTTAGCTTTCCTGACCGTTACGTTGGCTCCTTTGCTATCAACTCATTAAAGAAGCTGAC AGATCACGATGTGTTCCAATACCTGCTACAGCTTGTCCAGGTGCTTAAGTATGAATCCTACTTAGACTGTGAATTAACCAAGTTCCTGCTGGACAGGGCGCTATCCAACCGCAAGATCGGCCACTTCCTCTTCTGGCACCTGAG GTCAGAAATGCATGTTCCTGCAGTTGCCTTGAGGTTTGGCCTGATCCTGGAAGCATACTGCAGAGGCAGCACCCACCATATGAAAGTTTTGATGAAACAG GGAGAAGCACTCAACAAGATGAAAGCTCTGAATGACTTTGTTAAAGCAAGTTCTCAGAAGGCCACCAAGCCTCAAACCAAGGAGATGATGCATGTGTGCATGAAGCAGGAAACCTACCTTGAAGCACTTTCCCACCTCCAGTCCCCCCTGAACCCAAACATTATCCTCGCTGAAGTTTG CGTGGATCAGTGCACCTTTATGGACTCCAAAATGAAACCTTTATGGATTGTGTTTAATAATGAAGAGACAGGTCGAGGTGGTGTgggtattatttttaaaaatggagatg ATCTTCGTCAGGATATGCTGACTCTGCAGATGATCCAGTTGATGGACATCCTGTGGAAGCAGGAGGGCCTGGACCTGAG GAGACAAGACTGGACTGATAGAAGTGGTCATGCATTCAGACACCATTGCCAACATCCAGCTGAACAAGAGCAACATGGTGGCCACTGCAGCCTTCAACAAGGATGCACTGCTGAACTGGCTAAAATCCAAGAACCCGGG TGA
- the PIK3CD gene encoding phosphatidylinositol 4,5-bisphosphate 3-kinase catalytic subunit delta isoform isoform X1, whose product MPPGIYCPTEFWAKGENQNIQVDFLLPTGIYLNLSVSCNASLGTIKQVVWKHAQYEPLYHMLSDPEAYVFTCINQTAEQQELEDEQRRLCDIQPFLPVLRLVAREGDRVKKVINSQISLLIGKGLHEFDSVQDPEVNDFRTKMCQFCEERAAKRQQLSWAAWMEYNFPLQLEPMAKGLGTGSLHISTKNIFVNVKFQSGGESFTFQISPKEFPITLMSYAIKKQATVFRHETVEKPEDYTLQVNGKCEYLYGNYPLYQFQYVRSCLHRGLTPHLTMVHSSAIIAMRDEQTNCIASPPKTTPKPPPLPKKKPNYSSLWSLEQSFYIELVQGSKVNADERMKLVVQAGLFHGNEMLCKTVSSSEVNVCSEPVWKQRLDFDINICDLPRMARLCFALYAVIEKAKKARSTKKKSKKADCPIAWVNVMLFDYKDQLKTGECCLHMWSSFPDEKGELLNPMGTVQCNPNTESAAALVICFPSVASHPVYYPSFEQLLELGRNGEQPRAAPEDPEERLQLKEILERRSHTELYEHEKDLVWKMRYDIRDQYPQALAKLLIITKWNKHEDVAQMISLLQTWPELPVLNALELLDFSFPDRYVGSFAINSLKKLTDHDVFQYLLQLVQVLKYESYLDCELTKFLLDRALSNRKIGHFLFWHLRSEMHVPAVALRFGLILEAYCRGSTHHMKVLMKQGEALNKMKALNDFVKASSQKATKPQTKEMMHVCMKQETYLEALSHLQSPLNPNIILAEVCVDQCTFMDSKMKPLWIVFNNEETGRGGVGIIFKNGDDLRQDMLTLQMIQLMDILWKQEGLDLRMTPYGCLSTGDKTGLIEVVMHSDTIANIQLNKSNMVATAAFNKDALLNWLKSKNPGDALEQAIEEFTLSCAGYCVATYVLGIGDRHSDNIMIRETGQLFHIDFGHFLGNFKTKFGINRERVPFILTYDFVHVIQQGKTNNNEKFERFRGYCEKAYMILRRHGLLFLHLFALMKAAGLPELSCSKDIQYLKDSLALGKTDEEALKHFRLKFNEALRESWKTKVNWLAHNVSKDNRQ is encoded by the exons ATGCCACCAGGCATTTACTGCCCTACGGAATTCTGGGCCAAGGGGGAAAATCAAAACATCCAGGTGGACTTTCTGCTGCCCACAGGCATATACTTAAACCTTTCTGTGTCCTGCAATGCCAGCTTGGGCACCATCAAGCAG GTGGTGTGGAAACATGCTCAATATGAGCCACTGTACCACATGCTCAGTGACCCCGAAGCATACGTCTTCACGTGCATCAACCAGACAGCGGAACAGCAAGAGCTGGAGGATGAGCAGCGGCGGCTTTGTGACATCCAACCCTTCTTACCGGTACTGCGGCTCGTGGCTCGAGAAGGAGACAGGGTCAAGAAGGTTATTAACTCCCAGATCAGCCTGCTCATTGGAAAAG GTTTGCATGAATTCGACTCTGTGCAGGATCCGGAGGTGAATGATTTCCGCACCAAAATGTGCCAGTTCTGTGAGGAGAGAGCAGCAAAgcggcagcagctcagctgggcaGCTTGGATGGAGTACAACTTTCCCTTGCAGCTGGAGCCCATGGCCAAGGGCCTTGGGACTGGCTCTCTACATATCTCCACCAAGAACATTTTTGTCAACGTCAAGTTTCAGTCTGGCGGG GAGAGCTTCACTTTCCAGATCTCCCCAAAGGAGTTCCCCATCACATTAATGAGCTATGCTATCAAGAAGCAGGCTACTGTCTTCCGCCATGAGACAGTGGAGAAGCCAGAGGACTATACCCTGCAGGTGAATGGGAAATGTGAATATCTCTATGGGAACTACCCCCTGTACCAGTTCCAG TACGTTCGCAGCTGCCTCCACCGAGGCCTGACACCCCACCTGACGATGGTACACTCCTCCGCTATCATTGCCATGAGAGACGAGCAAACCAATTGTATTGCCAGCCCCCCAAAGACAACTCCCAAGCCTCCCCCGCTTCctaagaaaaag CCAAACTACAGCTCTCTCTGGTCCTTAGAGCAGTCTTTCTACATTGAGCTGGTGCAAGGCAGCAAGGTCAATGCAGATGAGAGAATGAAG CTGGTGGTGCAGGCAGGTCTCTTTCATGGCAATGAGATGCTGTGTAAGACAGTGTCAAGCTCTGAAGTGAATGTATGCTCAGAACCAGTGTGGAAGCAGAGGCTGGATTTTGATATTAACATCTGTGATCTTCCCCGTATGGCACGGCTCTGCTTTGCCCTCTATGCTGTCATCGAGAAGGCAAAGAAGGCACGTTCCACCAAGAAGAAGTCCAAGAAAGCT GACTGCCCGATTGCCTGGGTGAATGTCATGCTCTTTGACTATAAAGACCAGCTGAAAACAGGGGAGTGCTGCTTGCACATGTGGTCCTCCTTTCCAG atgaGAAAGGGGAACTTCTGAACCCCATGGGTACGGTACAGTGCAACCCCAACACAGAAAGTGCAGCAGCCTTGGTCATCTGCTTCCCCAGCGTTGCATCACATCCTGTGTATTACCCGTCGTTTGAGCAG CTGCTGGAGTTGGGGAGGAATGGAGAACAACCCCGTGCTGCACCAGAAGATCCTGAGGAG AGGCTGCAACTGAAGGAGATACTGGAACGGAGGAGCCACACTGAACTATATGAGCATGAGAAAGACTTGGTGTGGAAGATGAGATATGATATCCGTGACCAGTACCCACAGGCTTTGGCAAAGCTGCTTATCATCACCAAGTGGAACAAGCATGAAGATGTTGCCCAG ATGATTTCTCTGCTTCAAACCTGGCCAGAGTTGCCTGTCCTGAATGCCTTGGAGCTGCTGGATTTTAGCTTTCCTGACCGTTACGTTGGCTCCTTTGCTATCAACTCATTAAAGAAGCTGAC AGATCACGATGTGTTCCAATACCTGCTACAGCTTGTCCAGGTGCTTAAGTATGAATCCTACTTAGACTGTGAATTAACCAAGTTCCTGCTGGACAGGGCGCTATCCAACCGCAAGATCGGCCACTTCCTCTTCTGGCACCTGAG GTCAGAAATGCATGTTCCTGCAGTTGCCTTGAGGTTTGGCCTGATCCTGGAAGCATACTGCAGAGGCAGCACCCACCATATGAAAGTTTTGATGAAACAG GGAGAAGCACTCAACAAGATGAAAGCTCTGAATGACTTTGTTAAAGCAAGTTCTCAGAAGGCCACCAAGCCTCAAACCAAGGAGATGATGCATGTGTGCATGAAGCAGGAAACCTACCTTGAAGCACTTTCCCACCTCCAGTCCCCCCTGAACCCAAACATTATCCTCGCTGAAGTTTG CGTGGATCAGTGCACCTTTATGGACTCCAAAATGAAACCTTTATGGATTGTGTTTAATAATGAAGAGACAGGTCGAGGTGGTGTgggtattatttttaaaaatggagatg ATCTTCGTCAGGATATGCTGACTCTGCAGATGATCCAGTTGATGGACATCCTGTGGAAGCAGGAGGGCCTGGACCTGAG GATGACCCCTTATGGCTGCCTCTCCACAGGAGACAAGACTGGACTGATAGAAGTGGTCATGCATTCAGACACCATTGCCAACATCCAGCTGAACAAGAGCAACATGGTGGCCACTGCAGCCTTCAACAAGGATGCACTGCTGAACTGGCTAAAATCCAAGAACCCGGG TGATGCATTAGAACAAGCTATAGAGGAGTTCACTCTGTCCTGTGCTGGGTACTGCGTGGCAACATATGTGCTGGGGATAGGTGACCGGCACAGTGACAACATCATGATCCGGGAAACTGGACAG ctGTTCCATATTGATTTTGGTCACTTTTTGGGGAACTTCAAGACTAAATTTGGTATTAACAGAGAACGAGTTCCTTTCATCTTAACCTATGACTTTGTGCACGTCATCCAGCAAGGAAAAACTAACAACAATGAGAAGTTTGAAAG ATTCAGGGGTTATTGTGAAAAGGCCTATATGATTCTGAGGCGCCACGGTCTCCTCTTCCTGCACTTGTTTGCACTGATGAAAGCTGCTGGCCTGCCGGAGCTCAGCTGCTCTAAAGACATTCAGTATTTAAAG GATTCCCTGGCTCTTGGGAAAACAGATGAGGAGGCACTGAAGCACTTCAGACTAAAGTTTAACGAAGCCCTGCGAGAGAGCTGGAAAACCAAAGTGAACTGGCTGGCACACAACGTATCCAAAGATAACAGACAGTAG